The Pandoraea apista genomic interval CGCAACAACCATCATCGTCTTGACTTGCACCTCCACTCAGACGGTAGTGCATTAAAGACGACGTCATCGGGGAAATTCCTTCCTCTGCAGCGGAGTTTGCCGCGGAAAGCGGTGGCTGGCCGGTTCCGATTGATTGCGGCGCCGGAAGACCGGCCGTTTGAGCATCGAGCCATCCGCATCCCTCGGAGAACGGCTCGATGGAAACCACTCGCAATCCCGCGCAGGTTCGGCGCTTCGCCGTCGAGGCACCCTGGGCCGTGCGTGTTGCCGCGCTGCTGCTTGCCGCTGCCGGATTGCAGCCCGCCATCGCCGCTGACGCCTCCGACAACGCTGCGGAGCGCGAGATGCTCGCCGCGGTAACGCGCCAGCTCGAACTGCTGGACCGCCTCGCCGAGCACGCCGCCACCACCGCGCCGCAGGAGCGCGCCCGCTACCACTTCGACTACGCGCGGCTGCGCGCCGACCTGGAGCGCGTGCGCACCGGCGTGCGCGACTACCTCGTTCCGCAACGCGCCCAGCCGCGTGATCCCGTGCCGCTGGCCGGTGACTACACGCGCAGTAACGCGGCGCCTGCGACGTCGCCCAAGGAGGCGCCGTCGTCATGACGCCTTCCGCCGATCAGGTCGCCGCCTTCACGGCCAACGGCGGCTTCGCGCCCGGGGCCGTCTCCACCGTCGTGCTCGGCTTCGTCTTCGCCATCCTGCTGCTGTGGGGCGTGTGGGCGATGCGCACTGCCTATGTCGGCTGGGCCGAGCACCACCTGACCCAACGCCAGTTCCTCGGCGTCATCGTGCGCTTCGTCGCGATGTACCTGGTGCTGGGCTTTTTCCTCCTGTCCTGACCCCATGAAAGGTACTTCGCCATGAACGCTCCCGCTACTTCTCGCCGTCCCACGTCGCGGCCCGCCGCGCGCATCGCCGCGCTGCTGATCCCGCTGGGCATCGCCGCCACGCCGCTGCCGTCGTTCGCCGACCTTCCCACGCTGGAAGACCCGTCGCGCGGCACCGGCAGCGGCATCATGCAGACGCTGCAAAACTACGGCTACGACATCGTGCTGCTGATCGCGCTGCTCGTCGTCGCCTCGATGTTCGTCGGCGTCTGCTACCACGCCTACACGCGCTACGCCGAGATCCACACCGGCCGCGCAACGTGGGGGCAGTTCGGGTTGACCGTCGCGGTGGGCGCGATCCTGCTGGTCGTCGGCATCTGGCTGCTGACCAAGGCTACCGGCGTCCTGTAAGGCCCGGCAACGATGGCCGGCGCCCTGGAGAGTCCGTCGCGCGACGGGCTCGTGACCTTCCTGCCGCACCGCCTCAACCGCCACCCGGTGGTCGTGCGCGGGCTCACGGCCGACGAGCTGTGGGTCTGCGCCGGGCTGTCCGGCGCGGCCGGTCTCGTGGCCGGCGTACCGCTGGCCTGGCTGACGCACAGCATCGCGATGGTGCCCACGCTGATCGTCGCCGGCATCGGTGTCGGTGTCTTCGTGGGCGGCGGCCTGCTGCGGCGGTGGAAGCGCGGCCGGCCCGACACCTGGCTGTACCGCCAGCTCCAGTGGCGCCTCGCGCTGCGCTACCCCGCGCTGGCTGCGCATGCGGGCGGGGGCCAGCTCATCACCCGGTCGGGCTGGTGGTCCACGCGGCGCCTGCGGCCCGATCCGTCCCTGCGTCGAGGTAGACCATGAGCCGATTCAAGAACGAGGTCGCGCACCTGCAGGCGCATGTGAAGACCTTGCGCCTGGCTGGCGCCGCACTGTTCGTCGTGGCGCTGCTGCTCGGCTTCGGCTGGTGGAGCGCACCCAAGAGCCTGACCATCCACGTGCCACCCGACCTGCGCTCGGGCAGCACGCGCAAGTGGTGGGACGTGCCGCCGGAGAGCGTCTACGCCTTCACCTTCTACATTTGGCAGCAGGCCCAGCGCTGGCCGACCAATGGCGAGCAGGACTACCCGCGCAACCTGCATGCACTGTCTGCGTACTTCACGCCGAGCTGCCGTGCCTTCCTGCAGCAGGACTACGAATTCCGGCGCAGCAACGGCGAGCTACGCCAGCGCGTGCGCGGCATCTACGAGATTCCCGGCCGCGGCTACGGCGACGAGCCGGCCATGCGCGTGCGCACCGTGTCGGCCAACAACTGGATCGTCACGCTGGACGTGAGCGCCGACGAGTACCTGGGCGCCGAGCAGGTCAAGCGCGCGCTCGTGCGCTATGCACTCAAGGTTGTGCGCATGGACGTGGACCCCGAGCGCAACCCCTTCGGCCTGGCGCTGGACTGCCATGCACGCGCGCCGGAGCGCATCGAGACCCCGCCGCCTGCGGCGCCGCCCGGCCGGGCCGCAAGCGCCGGCTCCAACTTGCAGGGAGACACCCCATGAAGTCCCTCGTGAAGCGTTCATCTGCGGCGGCCCTGGCTGGCCTGCTGCTGTGCCTGGCCTTCGTGCCTGCGGCCCATGCCGTCGAAATCCTGCGCTGGGAGCGCCTGCCGCTGGCGGTGCCGCTGGTGGTCGGCCAGGAGCGCGTGGTGTTCATCGAGCGCAACGTGCGCATCGGTGTGCCGCCCACGGTTGGCGAGCAGTTGCGCGTGCAGAGCGCTGGTGGCGCGATCTACCTGCGCGCGAGCGCGCCGATCCCGCCCACACGGCTGCAACTGCAGGACGTGGAGTCGGGCGCGCTGATCCTGCTGGACATCGCGGCCGAGCCGGCGAAGGCGGGCCAGCCTGCACTCGAACCCGTGCGCATCGTCGAAGGCGACGTGCCGGCGACGCGCTACGGCGAGCCGGCCAAGCCGGCAGACGACGATGCGGAGCGCACCGTACCCGCAGCGAAGCGCGCCACGCCGGTGGCGGTTGTGCTCACGCGCTATGCGGCGCAGAACCTCTACGCGCCGCTGCGCACCGTGGAGCCCGTTCCCGGCCTCGGCCGCGTCAATCTGCGCCGTGGGCTGGAGCTTTCCACCTTGCTGCCCACACTGCCGGTGCGTGCGCAGGCGCTGGCCGCTTGGCGGCTCGAAGACCAGTGGGTGACGGCGGTGAAGCTCACCAACGCCTCCGGGCGCTGGCTCGACCTCGATCCCCGCGCGCTGCAGGGCGACTTTCTCGCCGCGACCTTCCAGCACCCGAATCTGGCGCCGGCCGGCCGCGCCGCCGACACCACGGTGGTCTACCTCGTGACCCGTGGCCACGGCCTGGCCGAGTCGCTGCTGCCCAAGCTCTCACCGATCGACGCGACGGTGAACCTGCCGCCGGCCGCGGCGGCCGGCCAGGCCGAAGGAGGTGCCCGCCATGAAAAGTAACCCCCTCCTGAAGTGGCTGCTGATCCCGATGGCGCTGGTGCTGCTGTTCGTCGGCATCAAGATGTTCTCCGGGGATCGCGGCGCCAAGCCCGTTCCGGCCGGCAGCGCCAACTCGCTCACGCCCGAAGAGATGAAGGCGCTGGGCATCGAGGGCGACACGCCGCGCGATACCGTTGCCACACTGGTGGCCCAGGTCAAGCAGTTGCGCAACGAGCTGCAGACGGCGCTCAACGACAACAAGAACCAGAAGAGCGAGAACGAGCGTATGCGCGCGCGGGAAAGCGCGATCGACCAGCGCATCCAGTCCGCGCTGGATGGTGAACGCGGCCGCCTGCAGCAGGACCGCGAGCAGTTGGCCGGCGACCGCCAGCAGACCCAGGGCCTGCTGCAAGACCTGCAGCGGCGCCTGGATGGGCTTTCCGGCAAGGGCGGCCAGGCCGATCTGCCGGTCGGGCTCGGCCTGGAGGACGGCGACGGCAAGGGCTTCAGCGGCAGCCAGGGCGGCGCCGCGCGCAGCACCAGCGGCACGCGCTGGGTGGAACCGGACGATGCGAAGCCTTCGGCGAAGAACGGCAGCAGCGGCGGCCTGAACTTTCCGACCAGCTTCGGGCCGGCGCAGAAGACGCTTTCCGACACGGCCGACAACGTGGCCAGCACCGTCGCGGATGCAGGCAGCCGCGCCGTGGGCACGTCGTCCAAGCCGGTCTACACGGTGCCGTCGAACTCGACGCTGATGGGCTCCATCGCGATGACCGCGCTGATCGGCCGCGTGCCGATCGACGGCACGGTCAACGACCCGTACCCCTTCAAGGTGCTGATCGGCCCGGACAACCTCACCGCCAACGGCATCGACATTCCCGACGTGGCGGGCGCGGTGGTCAGCGGCACGGCCTCGGGCGACTGGACGCTTTCCTGCGTGCGCGGCCAGATTCGCTCGGTGACGTTCGTCTTCAACGACGGCACGGTGCGCACGATGCCGGAGGACGGCAACCGCAACCAGAGCGGCGGCGGCCAGGGCAATGGTGCAAACAGCACGACGCAAGGCGGCCTGGGCTGGATCAGCGATCCCTACGGCATCCCCTGCGTCAGCGGCGAACGGCGCAGCAACGCGCAGCAGTACCTGGGTTCGCAAGCCCTCATCACCGCGGCCGGCGCCGGCGCCGCTTCACTGATCAAGTCGGACAACGGAAGCGTGGCCGTGGTCGCTAACGGCAACGGCTCGCTTGGCACGGTAGGCATCAGCGGCAACGAGGCGATGGGCCGCATCCTGGCCGGGGGCGTCCGCGACATGGCCGATTGGGTCAACAAGCTTTACGGCCAAGCCTTCGCCGCCGTCTACGTGCGGCCCGGCGCCAAGGTCGCGGTGCATCTGGAGCAGCCGCTCAACATCGACTA includes:
- a CDS encoding TIGR03752 family integrating conjugative element protein, with translation MKSNPLLKWLLIPMALVLLFVGIKMFSGDRGAKPVPAGSANSLTPEEMKALGIEGDTPRDTVATLVAQVKQLRNELQTALNDNKNQKSENERMRARESAIDQRIQSALDGERGRLQQDREQLAGDRQQTQGLLQDLQRRLDGLSGKGGQADLPVGLGLEDGDGKGFSGSQGGAARSTSGTRWVEPDDAKPSAKNGSSGGLNFPTSFGPAQKTLSDTADNVASTVADAGSRAVGTSSKPVYTVPSNSTLMGSIAMTALIGRVPIDGTVNDPYPFKVLIGPDNLTANGIDIPDVAGAVVSGTASGDWTLSCVRGQIRSVTFVFNDGTVRTMPEDGNRNQSGGGQGNGANSTTQGGLGWISDPYGIPCVSGERRSNAQQYLGSQALITAAGAGAASLIKSDNGSVAVVANGNGSLGTVGISGNEAMGRILAGGVRDMADWVNKLYGQAFAAVYVRPGAKVAVHLEQPLNIDYDAKGRRVNQRIGGKHASDLD
- a CDS encoding RAQPRD family integrative conjugative element protein, with the translated sequence METTRNPAQVRRFAVEAPWAVRVAALLLAAAGLQPAIAADASDNAAEREMLAAVTRQLELLDRLAEHAATTAPQERARYHFDYARLRADLERVRTGVRDYLVPQRAQPRDPVPLAGDYTRSNAAPATSPKEAPSS
- a CDS encoding TIGR03750 family conjugal transfer protein; the protein is MAGALESPSRDGLVTFLPHRLNRHPVVVRGLTADELWVCAGLSGAAGLVAGVPLAWLTHSIAMVPTLIVAGIGVGVFVGGGLLRRWKRGRPDTWLYRQLQWRLALRYPALAAHAGGGQLITRSGWWSTRRLRPDPSLRRGRP
- a CDS encoding TIGR03745 family integrating conjugative element membrane protein, with the translated sequence MNAPATSRRPTSRPAARIAALLIPLGIAATPLPSFADLPTLEDPSRGTGSGIMQTLQNYGYDIVLLIALLVVASMFVGVCYHAYTRYAEIHTGRATWGQFGLTVAVGAILLVVGIWLLTKATGVL
- a CDS encoding TIGR03758 family integrating conjugative element protein, yielding MTPSADQVAAFTANGGFAPGAVSTVVLGFVFAILLLWGVWAMRTAYVGWAEHHLTQRQFLGVIVRFVAMYLVLGFFLLS
- a CDS encoding TIGR03749 family integrating conjugative element protein produces the protein MKSLVKRSSAAALAGLLLCLAFVPAAHAVEILRWERLPLAVPLVVGQERVVFIERNVRIGVPPTVGEQLRVQSAGGAIYLRASAPIPPTRLQLQDVESGALILLDIAAEPAKAGQPALEPVRIVEGDVPATRYGEPAKPADDDAERTVPAAKRATPVAVVLTRYAAQNLYAPLRTVEPVPGLGRVNLRRGLELSTLLPTLPVRAQALAAWRLEDQWVTAVKLTNASGRWLDLDPRALQGDFLAATFQHPNLAPAGRAADTTVVYLVTRGHGLAESLLPKLSPIDATVNLPPAAAAGQAEGGARHEK
- a CDS encoding PFL_4703 family integrating conjugative element protein, encoding MSRFKNEVAHLQAHVKTLRLAGAALFVVALLLGFGWWSAPKSLTIHVPPDLRSGSTRKWWDVPPESVYAFTFYIWQQAQRWPTNGEQDYPRNLHALSAYFTPSCRAFLQQDYEFRRSNGELRQRVRGIYEIPGRGYGDEPAMRVRTVSANNWIVTLDVSADEYLGAEQVKRALVRYALKVVRMDVDPERNPFGLALDCHARAPERIETPPPAAPPGRAASAGSNLQGDTP